Proteins encoded by one window of Triticum urartu cultivar G1812 unplaced genomic scaffold, Tu2.1 TuUngrouped_contig_4459, whole genome shotgun sequence:
- the LOC125527856 gene encoding E3 ubiquitin-protein ligase SDIR1 isoform X1 yields MSFVFRGSRADIEAGGFPGFAAERRSMRIHAGGRPVNSNSLAFLVTVLVLFMVLSSHQMSPNFLLWMVLGVFLLATSLRMYATCQQLQAQSQAHAADGNGFLGRTELRVHVPPTIALASRGRLQSLRLQLALLDREFDDLDYDALRALDTDNSPHAPSMTEEEINTLPVFRYKFQAQQRSTPSRKSSDGPSEPLVSSPESGKEKKQDADATSKMTDDELTCSVCLEQVVAGDLLRSLPCLHRFHVNCIDPWLRQQGTCPICKHQVSNVWHGAGSEMDAMV; encoded by the exons ATGAGCTTTGTGTTCCGGGGCAGCAGGGCCGACATCGAGGCCGGTGGCTTCCCAGGGTTTGCCGCGGAGCGCCGTTCCATG CGGATTCATGCCGGGGGGCGGCCGGTGAACAGCAATTCCTTAGCTTTTCTTGTAACTG TTCTTGTTTTGTTCATGGTACTGAGCTCGCACCAGATGTCTCCGAACTTTTTG CTTTGGATGGTCTTAGGTGTGTTCCTATTGGCCACCAGCCTTAGGATGTACGCTACATGCCAGCAGCTCCAAGCGCAGTCTCAAGCTCATGCTGCAGACGGCAACGGCTTCCTTGGACGCACAGAGTTGCGGGTGCATGTCCCGCCAACCATAGCCCTTGCTTCGAGAGGCCGGTTGCAAAGCCTTAGACTCCAACTTGCTCTGCTTGACCGCGAGTTTGATGATTTAG ATTATGATGCTCTCAGAGCGCTAGATACTGACAATAGCCCACATGCTCCTTCTATGACTGAAGAAGAAATAAATACTCTGCCTGTTTTCAGATACAAATTTCAGGCGCAGCAGAGGAGCACCCCTTCTCGAAAAAG TAGTGATGGGCCATCTGAACCATTGGTTTCTTCTCCTGAATCCGGCAAGGAG AAAAAGCAAGATGCAGATGCAACAAGCAAAATGACAGATGATGAGTTGACGTGCAGTGTTTGCTTAGAGCAAGTTGTCGCGGGTGATCTATTGAGAAGCCTGCCATGCTTGCATCGG TTTCATGTGAACTGCATTGATCCATGGTTGCGCCAACAAGGAACATGCCCGATCTGCAAGCACCAGGTGAGCAACGTGTGGCATGGCGCCGGCAGCGAAATGGATGCCATGGTGTAA
- the LOC125527856 gene encoding E3 ubiquitin-protein ligase SDIR1 isoform X2, producing MSFVFRGSRADIEAGGFPGFAAERRSMRIHAGGRPVNSNSLAFLVTVLVLFMVLSSHQMSPNFLLWMVLGVFLLATSLRMYATCQQLQAQSQAHAADGNGFLGRTELRVHVPPTIALASRGRLQSLRLQLALLDREFDDLDYDALRALDTDNSPHAPSMTEEEINTLPVFRYKFQAQQRSTPSRKSDGPSEPLVSSPESGKEKKQDADATSKMTDDELTCSVCLEQVVAGDLLRSLPCLHRFHVNCIDPWLRQQGTCPICKHQVSNVWHGAGSEMDAMV from the exons ATGAGCTTTGTGTTCCGGGGCAGCAGGGCCGACATCGAGGCCGGTGGCTTCCCAGGGTTTGCCGCGGAGCGCCGTTCCATG CGGATTCATGCCGGGGGGCGGCCGGTGAACAGCAATTCCTTAGCTTTTCTTGTAACTG TTCTTGTTTTGTTCATGGTACTGAGCTCGCACCAGATGTCTCCGAACTTTTTG CTTTGGATGGTCTTAGGTGTGTTCCTATTGGCCACCAGCCTTAGGATGTACGCTACATGCCAGCAGCTCCAAGCGCAGTCTCAAGCTCATGCTGCAGACGGCAACGGCTTCCTTGGACGCACAGAGTTGCGGGTGCATGTCCCGCCAACCATAGCCCTTGCTTCGAGAGGCCGGTTGCAAAGCCTTAGACTCCAACTTGCTCTGCTTGACCGCGAGTTTGATGATTTAG ATTATGATGCTCTCAGAGCGCTAGATACTGACAATAGCCCACATGCTCCTTCTATGACTGAAGAAGAAATAAATACTCTGCCTGTTTTCAGATACAAATTTCAGGCGCAGCAGAGGAGCACCCCTTCTCGAAAAAG TGATGGGCCATCTGAACCATTGGTTTCTTCTCCTGAATCCGGCAAGGAG AAAAAGCAAGATGCAGATGCAACAAGCAAAATGACAGATGATGAGTTGACGTGCAGTGTTTGCTTAGAGCAAGTTGTCGCGGGTGATCTATTGAGAAGCCTGCCATGCTTGCATCGG TTTCATGTGAACTGCATTGATCCATGGTTGCGCCAACAAGGAACATGCCCGATCTGCAAGCACCAGGTGAGCAACGTGTGGCATGGCGCCGGCAGCGAAATGGATGCCATGGTGTAA